One Ananas comosus cultivar F153 linkage group 1, ASM154086v1, whole genome shotgun sequence DNA window includes the following coding sequences:
- the LOC109717940 gene encoding uncharacterized protein LOC109717940 has translation MVEIAYTNSYQASIKMAHFEALYGWKYRLPLHWNEVGERLALVPDVLQEAEAHVLNAMPLELRDNLSFEEQPMRMLARELKKLQNRDILYVKVLWSNHDKREATWELKSALQERYPYLFQIES, from the exons ATGGTAGAGATTGCTTATaccaatagttatcaagcaagcatcaaaatGGCACATTTTGAAGCACTCTATGGATGGAAATATAGATTGCCTCTTCATTGGAATGAAGTtggtgagagattggctttagtccctgatgtgctccaggaagcagaag ctcatgttttgaATGCTATGCCGTTGGAGCTAAGGGATaacttgagctttgaagagcaacctatGAGGATGTTGGCTCGCGAGCTGAAGAAACTTCAGAATCGTGATATTctgtatgtgaaggttctttggagtaACCATGATAAacgcgaggccacgtgggagttgAAGAGCGCGCTGCAAGAGCGCTATCCCTATCTTTTTCAGATTGAATCTTGa